A portion of the Cetobacterium somerae ATCC BAA-474 genome contains these proteins:
- the tsaB gene encoding tRNA (adenosine(37)-N6)-threonylcarbamoyltransferase complex dimerization subunit type 1 TsaB: MLILAIDTSTNIGTVAIYDNKKGVVGEITLNVKQNHSAITMTTIDTLFNLTGIDKKEIDKIAVSTGPGSFTGIRIGVGLAKGLAYALKKPIAGINELDLLANTYNGDKKVIAMLDARKERVFSGVYKKKNDAFMLDGEYMAEELENILNIVDEETVFVGDGASTYEDIIREKLGDKCIFIKKSLNISRASLLAELAENKEDNLFTLEPYYVTKSQAEREKEGK, from the coding sequence ATGTTGATTTTAGCAATTGATACATCTACAAATATAGGAACAGTAGCTATTTATGATAATAAAAAAGGCGTTGTTGGAGAAATAACTTTGAATGTAAAGCAAAACCACTCAGCAATAACAATGACAACAATAGATACATTATTTAATTTAACTGGGATAGATAAAAAAGAGATTGATAAAATTGCTGTAAGTACAGGGCCAGGTTCATTTACTGGAATAAGAATTGGAGTAGGGTTAGCTAAAGGCTTAGCATACGCTTTAAAAAAGCCAATTGCTGGAATAAATGAACTAGATTTACTTGCGAATACATATAATGGTGATAAAAAAGTTATAGCAATGTTAGATGCAAGAAAGGAAAGAGTATTCTCTGGAGTATATAAGAAAAAGAATGATGCCTTTATGTTAGATGGAGAATATATGGCTGAAGAACTAGAGAATATATTAAATATTGTGGATGAAGAAACTGTATTTGTTGGAGATGGAGCATCTACATACGAAGATATAATAAGAGAAAAACTAGGAGATAAATGTATATTTATTAAAAAATCTTTAAATATATCTAGAGCTTCTTTATTAGCTGAATTAGCTGAAAATAAAGAGGATAATTTATTTACTCTTGAGCCATACTATGTAACAAAATCTCAAGCTGAAAGAGAAAAAGAAGGTAAATAA
- the tsaE gene encoding tRNA (adenosine(37)-N6)-threonylcarbamoyltransferase complex ATPase subunit type 1 TsaE, with the protein MKKILTFDEINILAKKLADYVSPNTVVALIGDLGTGKTTFTKTFAKAFGIMDNLKSPTFNYVLEYLDGRLPLYHFDVYRLGSPEEIYEIGYEDYINNDGVALIEWANIIESELPKKYIKIEFEYALDKEEQEVRSVSLEYIGDKEKEEEMLKYVDFSN; encoded by the coding sequence ATGAAAAAAATATTAACATTTGATGAAATTAATATATTAGCTAAAAAACTAGCAGATTATGTTTCACCAAATACAGTAGTAGCTCTAATAGGTGATTTAGGAACAGGGAAAACAACGTTTACAAAAACTTTTGCAAAAGCTTTTGGGATAATGGACAATTTGAAAAGTCCGACATTTAACTATGTTTTAGAGTACTTGGATGGAAGATTACCTCTTTATCATTTTGATGTATATAGATTAGGAAGTCCAGAAGAGATTTATGAAATTGGTTATGAAGATTACATAAATAATGATGGAGTAGCTCTTATAGAGTGGGCAAATATAATTGAAAGTGAGTTGCCTAAAAAATATATAAAGATAGAGTTTGAATATGCTTTAGATAAAGAAGAGCAAGAGGTCAGAAGCGTTAGCTTAGAGTATATAGGAGATAAAGAAAAAGAGGAGGAGATGTTAAAATATGTTGATTTTAGCAATTGA
- a CDS encoding FAD-dependent oxidoreductase → MNSFKLKDGIYWIGALNPDLKVFDVIMETQFGTTYNSYLVKGDKKIAVFETVKENKFQEFLERLKTCLDDISKIDYIVLNHTEPDHSGSVGKLLDLAPNAKVVGSKNTIEFLRGILNKDFPHIIVGQDDTISLGNKTLKFISAPFLHWPDSMYTYIEEDKYLVTCDSFGSHFSFDGILLSKVPVERHKDYMVALRYYYMCIFSPFRKYMLEGIEKIKDLKIDAILPGHGPVLDIDIDKMIQTYKNWSTVKNPNEFKSIIIPYATAYGYTRELAQEIEKGIKDYNSTIEVKSYDLNIDNFGKLEGEILREFQWADGILFGSCTINGDTLPVIWNLLTSLNPIVHGGKYVSAFGSYGWSGEAVPNIISRLKELRMHVIDGMKVNFRASRKDLDTAFEFGKEFAKHMCLKTLPEKVVDTVMENLNPDRKLMRWTCSVCGESYVQIDPPEVCPACGVGREFFVPSPLDKKIEKSDAEEKIVIIGGGIAALSTAQVIRERNDKAKIVILSKEKEYPYYRTLLSEMIGENISREKFLVKPEEWYKDKKIEISLKKIVEDIDSKNKIIKTEDGQEISYDKLVIATGARAMVPSIGNSHLEGIFTVRNKEDVDAIKNYCIGKKKAVVIGGGVLGLESACGLQKLGLEVTVVEMMQRMLPRQLDEEGSKIFETCINKSDIKLYKNSKAEKFDGTQKVEGIHLDSGEVIEADIVIISSGIIPNKELAEKAGIAINRGIIVNEKMETSVKDIYACGDVAEYKGNVIGLWQISSDQGKVAGLNSIGIEEKYEDKIQPVTFEGMGTKIFSAGGVLETQDSICERDYDDLIYKKLNFKNNELSSGILIGDIEKGIVIIKGLKDKEKKGNLLKKFYK, encoded by the coding sequence ATGAACTCTTTTAAATTGAAAGATGGAATCTATTGGATTGGAGCATTAAATCCAGATCTGAAAGTGTTTGATGTGATTATGGAGACTCAATTTGGGACGACGTATAACTCTTATTTAGTTAAGGGTGATAAAAAAATAGCAGTTTTCGAAACTGTAAAAGAAAATAAATTCCAAGAGTTTTTAGAAAGATTAAAAACATGTTTAGATGACATCAGTAAAATTGATTATATTGTATTAAACCATACAGAACCAGACCATTCAGGATCTGTTGGAAAATTATTAGATTTAGCACCAAATGCTAAAGTTGTTGGATCAAAAAATACAATTGAGTTTTTAAGAGGTATACTAAATAAAGATTTTCCTCATATAATTGTAGGACAAGATGACACCATATCTTTAGGAAATAAAACGTTAAAATTTATATCAGCACCATTTTTACATTGGCCAGATTCAATGTATACTTATATAGAAGAGGATAAATATCTAGTGACATGTGATTCATTTGGTTCTCATTTTAGTTTTGATGGTATATTATTATCAAAAGTTCCAGTTGAAAGACATAAAGATTATATGGTTGCTTTAAGATACTATTATATGTGTATATTTTCACCTTTTAGAAAATATATGTTAGAAGGAATTGAAAAAATTAAAGATTTAAAGATTGATGCAATACTTCCAGGGCATGGTCCTGTTTTAGATATTGATATCGATAAGATGATACAAACATATAAAAATTGGTCAACAGTAAAAAATCCAAATGAATTTAAAAGTATTATAATCCCATATGCAACAGCTTATGGATATACAAGAGAGCTAGCTCAAGAAATTGAAAAAGGAATAAAAGATTACAATTCTACTATAGAAGTAAAAAGTTATGATTTAAATATAGATAACTTTGGAAAATTAGAAGGTGAGATTTTAAGAGAATTTCAATGGGCAGATGGGATACTATTTGGAAGCTGTACTATAAACGGAGATACGTTGCCGGTTATTTGGAATCTTTTAACATCGTTAAACCCAATCGTTCATGGTGGAAAATATGTATCAGCTTTTGGAAGTTATGGGTGGAGTGGAGAAGCTGTTCCTAATATAATTTCTAGATTAAAAGAACTTAGAATGCATGTTATAGATGGGATGAAAGTTAATTTTAGAGCATCTAGAAAAGATTTAGATACAGCATTTGAATTTGGAAAAGAGTTTGCAAAGCATATGTGTTTGAAAACACTCCCAGAAAAGGTGGTGGATACAGTTATGGAGAATTTAAATCCAGATAGAAAATTAATGAGATGGACATGCAGTGTTTGTGGAGAATCTTATGTTCAAATTGATCCCCCAGAGGTTTGCCCAGCATGTGGAGTTGGAAGAGAATTCTTTGTACCATCGCCGCTAGATAAAAAAATTGAAAAAAGTGATGCTGAAGAAAAAATAGTTATAATAGGTGGAGGAATTGCAGCTTTATCTACTGCTCAAGTAATTAGAGAAAGAAATGACAAAGCTAAGATAGTTATTTTATCTAAAGAGAAAGAGTATCCATATTATAGAACATTATTGTCTGAAATGATTGGAGAAAATATTTCAAGAGAAAAATTCTTAGTAAAACCAGAAGAGTGGTATAAAGATAAAAAAATTGAAATCTCTTTGAAAAAAATAGTGGAGGATATAGATTCTAAAAATAAAATTATAAAAACAGAAGATGGACAAGAAATATCGTATGATAAACTTGTTATAGCTACAGGAGCAAGAGCAATGGTTCCAAGCATTGGTAACTCTCATTTAGAAGGAATATTTACTGTTAGAAATAAAGAGGATGTAGATGCAATTAAAAATTATTGCATTGGAAAGAAAAAAGCTGTTGTAATAGGTGGAGGAGTTTTAGGATTAGAATCAGCATGTGGACTTCAGAAATTAGGATTAGAAGTTACTGTTGTTGAGATGATGCAAAGAATGCTTCCAAGACAACTTGATGAAGAAGGGTCAAAAATATTTGAAACATGTATTAATAAAAGTGATATAAAACTTTATAAAAACTCTAAAGCAGAAAAATTTGATGGAACTCAAAAAGTAGAGGGAATTCATTTAGATAGTGGAGAAGTAATCGAAGCAGATATTGTTATAATTAGTTCAGGAATAATTCCTAATAAAGAGTTAGCTGAAAAAGCAGGTATTGCTATTAATAGAGGGATAATTGTTAATGAAAAAATGGAAACATCTGTAAAAGATATTTATGCTTGTGGAGATGTGGCTGAGTATAAGGGAAATGTAATTGGATTATGGCAAATATCTTCAGATCAAGGAAAAGTAGCAGGACTTAATTCTATCGGAATTGAAGAAAAATATGAAGATAAAATACAACCAGTTACTTTTGAAGGAATGGGAACAAAAATATTCTCAGCAGGTGGTGTTTTAGAAACTCAAGATTCGATTTGTGAAAGAGATTATGATGATTTAATTTATAAAAAATTAAACTTTAAAAATAATGAATTATCATCTGGAATATTAATTGGAGATATAGAAAAAGGTATAGTTATAATTAAAGGATTAAAAGATAAAGAAAAAAAAGGAAATCTATTAAAAAAGTTCTATAAATAG
- a CDS encoding queuosine precursor transporter: MMRNEILWIVMLFVNFFSIIFIYKKFGKLGLFIWVPISSILANIQVVLLVNLFGFETTLGNIMYAGGFLVTDILSENYGEEEAKSAVKLGFVSMIVTAVIMKLAVSFVPSTVQAGAENFKSLKMIFDFMPRILFAGLVAYGVSQRHDVWAYKFWKNRFPAKKHIWIRNNFSTLVSQLIDNLIFTTIAFAGVYPVEVLVEIFLVTYVMKVIVATMDTPFVYLASYLKENKSVTEKIII, translated from the coding sequence ATTATGAGAAATGAAATTTTATGGATAGTAATGCTTTTTGTTAATTTTTTTAGCATAATTTTTATATATAAAAAATTTGGAAAGTTAGGACTTTTTATTTGGGTTCCAATTAGTAGTATATTAGCAAATATCCAGGTTGTGCTTTTAGTAAACCTTTTTGGATTTGAAACGACTTTAGGAAATATAATGTATGCAGGTGGATTTTTAGTGACAGATATTCTATCTGAAAATTATGGTGAAGAAGAAGCAAAAAGTGCTGTTAAATTGGGGTTTGTAAGTATGATTGTAACTGCAGTAATAATGAAATTAGCAGTATCTTTTGTTCCAAGTACAGTTCAAGCAGGTGCAGAAAATTTTAAAAGTTTAAAAATGATATTTGATTTTATGCCTAGAATACTTTTTGCAGGATTAGTAGCTTATGGTGTTTCACAAAGACATGATGTTTGGGCTTATAAGTTTTGGAAAAATAGGTTTCCAGCAAAGAAACATATATGGATAAGAAATAATTTTAGTACTTTAGTAAGCCAACTAATTGATAATCTTATTTTTACAACAATAGCTTTTGCAGGAGTTTATCCAGTTGAAGTTTTAGTAGAGATATTTTTAGTAACTTATGTTATGAAAGTTATAGTAGCTACAATGGATACACCATTTGTTTATTTAGCTAGTTACCTAAAAGAAAATAAAAGTGTAACAGAAAAGATAATTATCTAG
- the trxA gene encoding thioredoxin, protein MGKVLSLNNSNFKGEVIESKGLVLVDFWADWCGPCKMLAPILEELSGETEAKICKVNVDESGDLAGDYGIRSIPTMIIFKDGVKVDQIVGLRQKSELLEKLNSY, encoded by the coding sequence ATGGGAAAGGTTTTAAGTTTAAATAATTCAAATTTTAAAGGTGAAGTTATTGAATCAAAAGGATTAGTATTAGTTGATTTCTGGGCTGATTGGTGTGGGCCTTGCAAAATGTTAGCGCCAATTTTAGAAGAGCTTTCAGGAGAAACTGAAGCAAAAATCTGTAAGGTAAATGTAGATGAAAGTGGAGACTTAGCAGGAGATTACGGAATTAGAAGTATTCCAACAATGATTATATTCAAAGATGGAGTTAAAGTTGATCAAATAGTTGGGTTAAGACAAAAATCAGAGCTTTTAGAAAAATTGAATTCTTATTAA
- the thrS gene encoding threonine--tRNA ligase, which translates to MKVILPSGDIKEFENSVNMFEVAKSISNSLAKKAVGAKVDGKEVDMSYVLDRDAHVEIITPETEEGEEIIKHSTAHLLAQAVIRLFPGTKVAIGPAIENGFYYDFDPENQFTDEDLERIEAEMKKITKENIKVERIEMTRDEAIEHFKNLGETYKVEIIESIPANEMLTFYKQGDFIDLCRGPHVPSTSYLKAFKLKSVAGAYWRGDSNNKMLQRIYGFAFATEPQLKAHLKFLEEAEKRDHRKLGRELELFFTSDFGPGFPFFLPNGMKMRNVLTDLWRREHEKAGYEMIQTPIMLNKELWETSGHWMNYRENMYTSEIDETEFAIKPMNCPGGVLVYKHGMHSYKDLPIRAGELGIVHRHEFSGALHGLMRVRNFTQDDAHIFMTPEQIEDEIIGVVNLIDKFYRGLFGFEYAIELSTRPEKAIGSQEIWDKAESALEGALKRLGRDYKLNPGDGAFYGPKLDFKIKDAIGRTWQCGTIQLDFNLPERFDISYVGEDGEKHRPVMIHRVVYGSLERFMGILIEHYAGAFPTWLAPCQVKVLTINDEVAPYAQEVVDMLKESGIRAEIDTRAESIGYKIREANGRYKVPVQLIIGKNEVENREVNVRRFGSQNQESMSLENFIDMIKEEAAPKFNN; encoded by the coding sequence ATGAAAGTAATATTACCAAGTGGAGATATAAAAGAGTTTGAAAACAGTGTAAATATGTTTGAAGTTGCAAAGTCAATTAGTAACTCTTTAGCTAAAAAAGCTGTTGGAGCAAAAGTAGATGGAAAGGAAGTTGATATGAGCTATGTACTAGATAGAGATGCTCATGTTGAAATAATAACTCCTGAAACTGAAGAGGGAGAAGAGATAATAAAGCATTCAACTGCGCACTTATTAGCACAAGCAGTTATTAGACTTTTCCCAGGAACTAAAGTAGCAATAGGTCCAGCAATAGAGAATGGATTCTATTATGACTTTGATCCTGAAAATCAATTTACAGATGAAGATTTAGAAAGAATCGAAGCTGAAATGAAGAAAATTACAAAAGAAAATATAAAAGTTGAAAGAATTGAGATGACTAGAGATGAAGCTATAGAACATTTTAAAAATCTTGGTGAAACTTATAAAGTTGAAATTATTGAAAGCATTCCAGCTAATGAGATGTTAACATTTTATAAACAGGGAGATTTCATTGATTTATGTAGAGGACCACACGTACCGTCTACATCATACTTAAAAGCTTTTAAATTAAAGTCAGTGGCTGGAGCTTACTGGAGAGGAGATTCTAATAACAAAATGTTACAAAGAATCTATGGATTTGCATTTGCAACTGAGCCTCAATTAAAAGCACATCTAAAGTTTTTAGAAGAAGCTGAGAAAAGAGATCACAGAAAGTTAGGAAGAGAGCTAGAGTTATTCTTTACAAGTGATTTTGGACCAGGATTCCCATTCTTCTTACCAAACGGAATGAAGATGAGAAATGTTTTAACAGATTTATGGAGAAGAGAGCATGAAAAAGCTGGATACGAGATGATTCAAACTCCAATAATGCTAAATAAAGAGTTGTGGGAAACTTCAGGACACTGGATGAATTATAGAGAAAATATGTATACATCAGAAATTGATGAGACAGAATTTGCTATAAAACCAATGAACTGTCCAGGTGGAGTTTTAGTATATAAGCATGGAATGCATTCATATAAAGATTTACCAATAAGAGCAGGAGAGTTAGGAATTGTTCATAGACATGAGTTTTCAGGAGCTCTTCATGGATTAATGAGAGTAAGAAACTTTACTCAAGATGATGCTCACATCTTTATGACTCCTGAGCAAATAGAAGATGAAATTATAGGAGTAGTAAACTTAATAGATAAGTTCTATAGAGGATTATTTGGGTTTGAATATGCAATTGAGTTATCAACAAGACCTGAAAAAGCTATTGGATCTCAAGAGATTTGGGATAAAGCTGAATCTGCATTAGAGGGAGCTTTAAAGAGACTTGGAAGAGATTATAAATTAAATCCAGGAGATGGAGCATTCTACGGACCAAAATTAGACTTTAAAATTAAGGATGCTATAGGAAGAACTTGGCAGTGTGGAACTATTCAACTAGACTTTAACTTACCAGAGAGATTTGATATCTCTTATGTTGGAGAAGATGGAGAAAAGCATAGACCAGTAATGATTCATAGAGTTGTTTATGGATCTTTAGAAAGATTCATGGGAATCTTAATAGAGCATTATGCAGGAGCATTCCCAACTTGGTTAGCACCTTGTCAAGTTAAAGTATTAACTATAAATGATGAAGTTGCTCCTTATGCACAAGAAGTTGTAGATATGTTAAAAGAATCTGGAATAAGAGCAGAGATAGATACAAGAGCAGAATCTATTGGATATAAAATTAGAGAAGCTAATGGAAGATATAAAGTTCCAGTTCAATTAATAATTGGAAAAAATGAAGTAGAAAATAGAGAAGTAAATGTAAGAAGATTTGGTTCTCAAAATCAAGAATCTATGTCATTAGAAAACTTTATAGATATGATAAAAGAGGAAGCAGCACCAAAATTTAACAACTAA
- a CDS encoding glycerate kinase — MKVVVAIDSFKGSLSSYELGQAIEVGVKRVYPEAEVIKVPIADGGEGTVASLVEGTKGKFVTVTVNNPLMEKIEARYGIMGDGKTAVIEMAEASGLPLIPVEKRNPMKTTTYGTGELIKDAILKGCREFIVGIGGSATNDAGLGMLQALGYKFLDENKKELGFGGEILSKVRYIDSTKSLPELKDCRFLVACDVDNPFYGPKGAAEIYSRQKGATEDMVKELDKGLKDLSEVIKKELDIDVSNLSGAGAAGGLGGGLVAFLNGKLSPGIDMILEKVGLEKELKDADFVITGEGRLDHQTAMGKAPVGVAKIAKKFDIPVIALAGGLTDDAVQTHEKGIDSFFSIINYPITLEEAMKKETAEKFVKGNTEEIFRLIKVCEKKYSK, encoded by the coding sequence ATGAAAGTAGTAGTAGCTATAGATTCGTTTAAAGGAAGTTTAAGCTCTTATGAACTTGGACAAGCAATAGAAGTTGGAGTAAAAAGAGTATACCCAGAGGCTGAAGTAATAAAGGTACCAATCGCTGATGGAGGAGAGGGAACAGTAGCTTCTTTAGTTGAAGGAACGAAAGGAAAATTTGTAACAGTAACAGTAAATAATCCTCTTATGGAAAAAATTGAAGCTAGATATGGAATAATGGGAGATGGAAAAACTGCGGTAATTGAGATGGCAGAAGCATCAGGACTGCCATTAATACCAGTGGAAAAAAGAAATCCTATGAAGACAACTACTTATGGGACAGGAGAGTTAATAAAAGATGCAATATTAAAGGGATGTCGTGAATTTATAGTTGGAATAGGTGGAAGTGCTACAAATGATGCTGGACTTGGTATGTTACAAGCTTTAGGTTACAAATTTTTAGATGAAAATAAAAAAGAATTAGGATTTGGAGGAGAGATTTTATCTAAAGTAAGATATATAGATTCGACAAAGAGTTTACCTGAATTAAAAGATTGTAGATTTTTAGTGGCATGTGATGTTGATAATCCGTTCTATGGTCCAAAAGGAGCTGCAGAGATTTACTCAAGACAAAAGGGTGCCACTGAAGATATGGTTAAAGAGCTAGATAAAGGATTAAAAGATTTATCAGAAGTAATAAAGAAAGAGTTGGATATAGATGTTTCAAATCTTTCAGGAGCTGGAGCAGCAGGTGGATTAGGAGGAGGTTTAGTAGCTTTCTTAAATGGTAAATTGTCACCAGGAATAGATATGATATTAGAAAAAGTAGGCTTAGAAAAAGAATTAAAAGATGCTGATTTTGTTATAACAGGAGAAGGTAGATTAGATCATCAGACAGCTATGGGAAAAGCACCAGTGGGAGTTGCAAAAATAGCTAAAAAATTTGATATTCCTGTAATAGCTTTAGCAGGAGGATTAACAGATGATGCAGTACAAACTCACGAAAAAGGAATAGATAGTTTCTTCTCAATAATAAATTATCCAATAACTTTAGAGGAAGCTATGAAAAAAGAGACAGCTGAAAAGTTTGTAAAAGGAAATACTGAGGAAATATTTAGATTGATAAAAGTTTGTGAGAAAAAATACTCAAAATAA